Proteins encoded together in one Benincasa hispida cultivar B227 chromosome 1, ASM972705v1, whole genome shotgun sequence window:
- the LOC120089954 gene encoding palmitoyl-monogalactosyldiacylglycerol delta-7 desaturase, chloroplastic-like has product MTVKSPILSEKEKKIKIDKKVAGVFFFLHFCCIFAPFQINWGAFSICLALFMITGLFGITISYHRNLSHKSFKVPKYLEYLFAYCGVHALQGDPITWVSTHRYHHQFVDTIKDPHSPVRGFWFGYIIWVVEEKDGSIIETNRKHRKLDNAGDLEKQTFYRFIRKTYILHPIALALILYFLGGIPFFIWGTCVRTVMLLHSTFMVNSFCHMWGKQPWKTNDFSTNNWWMSLLAFGEGWHNNHHAFEYSARMGIEWWQFDLGWYVIVFLQAIGVATNVKVPSQSHKQKLAKDKLQ; this is encoded by the exons ATGACTGTGAAATCTCCAATATTatctgaaaaggaaaaaaagatcaAGATAGACAAAAAAGTGGCtggtgttttcttcttcttgcatttttgttgtatttttgcaccatttcaaattaattggggTGCATTTTCGATTTGTTTGGCATTATTTATGATCACAGGTCTCTTTGGCATCACTATTTCTTATCACCGAAACCTTTCACATAAGAGTTTCAAAGTTCCCAAATATCTTGAATACTTATTCGCTTATTGTGGAGTTCATGCACTTCAG ggTGATCCAATCACTTGGGTGAGCACGCACAGATACCATCATCAATTTGTTGATACTATAAAAGATCCACATAGTCCGGTTCGAGGATTTTGGTTTGGTTATATTATTTGGGTGGTTGAAGAAAAAGATGGAAGCATCATTGAAACGAATAGGAAGCATCGAAAATTGGATAATGCTGGCGACTTGGAGAAGCAAACTTTCTATAGGTTTATTCGCAAAACATATATTCTTCATCCAATTGCTCTTGCACTCATACTCTATTTTCTTGGAGGAATTCCTTTTTTCATTTGGGGAACG TGTGTAAGAACTGTAATGCTTTTACACTCAACATTTATGGTGAATTCATTCTGTCATATGTGGGGAAAGCAACCATGGAAAACAAATGATTTCTCTACAAACAATTG GTGGATGAGTCTGCTTGCATTTGGAGAAGGTTGGCACAATAACCACCATGCTTTTGAGTATTCAGCTAGGATGGGCATTGAATGGTGGCAATTTGACCTGGGTTGGTATgttattgtgtttcttcaagcCATTGGAGTTGCCACTAATGTCAAAGTACCATCCCAAAGCCATAAGCAAAAGTTGGCCAAAGATAAACTACAATAA